One region of Haloprofundus salilacus genomic DNA includes:
- the mce gene encoding methylmalonyl-CoA epimerase, with protein MQFDHAGVATPDADALAELFGELFDAPEAHREEFDGMTVVFLELDDGYFELLEPHADGAIARYLDNTGPGLHHFALATEDIESALETAKAAGVELIDEKPRPGAWGHQVAFLHPKSTGGVLVEFVEH; from the coding sequence ATGCAGTTCGATCACGCTGGCGTCGCCACCCCCGACGCCGACGCGCTCGCGGAGTTGTTCGGAGAGTTGTTCGACGCCCCAGAGGCCCACCGCGAGGAGTTCGACGGGATGACCGTCGTCTTTCTCGAACTCGACGACGGCTACTTCGAACTCCTCGAACCGCACGCCGACGGCGCTATCGCGCGCTATCTCGACAACACCGGACCCGGACTCCATCACTTCGCCCTCGCGACGGAGGACATCGAGTCGGCGCTCGAAACGGCCAAAGCGGCGGGCGTCGAACTCATCGACGAGAAACCGAGACCCGGTGCGTGGGGACATCAAGTCGCCTTCTTGCATCCGAAATCGACCGGCGGCGTCCTCGTCGAGTTCGTCGAGCACTGA